One genomic window of Thioclava sp. GXIMD4216 includes the following:
- a CDS encoding bifunctional helix-turn-helix domain-containing protein/methylated-DNA--[protein]-cysteine S-methyltransferase, protein MQDSYHYQLIARAIAQIDAAHAAGTSLTLSALARKLHMSEAHFQKCFTAWAGVSPLRYMQYLKLDLAKDLLRQRHPLTAVAQETGLSGSARLHDLVLRWEAMTPGEFARKGAGLLINWGRFDTPYGPALVMGTSRGICGLAFSAEMGEATAYQDLATRWPAATFVENPEALEQWVTAAFAQRGDVALHLSGRAFQIKVWEALLQIPEGAVATYQDIAIAIGAPKATRAAGTAIGRNPVAALIPCHRALRKSGGLGGYHWGLTTKRVLLAREAARAEANGSRMPHAALATDND, encoded by the coding sequence ATGCAAGACAGCTATCATTACCAGCTTATCGCCCGCGCCATCGCCCAGATCGATGCCGCCCATGCGGCAGGGACGTCACTGACGTTAAGCGCATTGGCCCGGAAGCTCCATATGAGCGAAGCCCATTTCCAGAAATGCTTCACCGCTTGGGCGGGCGTTTCCCCACTGCGCTACATGCAATATCTCAAACTGGATCTTGCCAAGGATCTTCTGCGCCAGCGTCACCCGCTGACAGCAGTGGCGCAGGAGACGGGGCTTTCGGGCAGTGCCCGCCTGCATGATCTGGTTCTACGCTGGGAAGCGATGACGCCGGGGGAGTTTGCGCGCAAGGGAGCGGGGCTTCTGATCAACTGGGGCAGGTTCGACACCCCCTATGGTCCGGCACTGGTGATGGGCACGTCGCGCGGCATTTGCGGGCTGGCTTTCAGCGCCGAAATGGGCGAGGCGACCGCATATCAGGATCTGGCCACGCGCTGGCCCGCCGCCACGTTCGTGGAAAATCCCGAAGCGCTGGAACAGTGGGTGACAGCCGCCTTTGCGCAACGGGGGGACGTGGCGCTGCATCTGTCCGGCAGAGCGTTCCAGATCAAGGTCTGGGAGGCTCTCTTGCAGATTCCCGAAGGCGCCGTTGCAACCTATCAGGACATTGCCATCGCCATAGGGGCCCCGAAAGCCACCCGCGCGGCTGGCACCGCTATCGGGCGCAATCCGGTTGCCGCGCTGATTCCCTGCCACCGCGCCTTGCGCAAATCAGGCGGATTGGGCGGCTACCACTGGGGCCTGACCACCAAACGTGTGCTTTTGGCGCGCGAGGCCGCCCGTGCCGAGGCAAATGGTTCACGAATGCCCCACGCCGCGCTCGCAACCGATAACGATTAG
- a CDS encoding F0F1 ATP synthase subunit C, which yields MEGDIVQMGAYIGAGLACIGMGGSAIGVGTVAGNFLSGALRNPSAAAGQTATLFIGIAFAEALGIFSFLVALLLMFAV from the coding sequence ATGGAAGGCGATATCGTTCAAATGGGTGCTTACATCGGTGCAGGTCTGGCTTGTATCGGTATGGGTGGTTCGGCAATCGGTGTGGGCACCGTTGCAGGCAACTTCCTGTCGGGTGCCCTGCGCAATCCGTCGGCAGCCGCTGGTCAAACCGCAACGCTGTTCATCGGCATCGCATTCGCAGAAGCACTGGGGATCTTCTCGTTCCTCGTCGCTCTGCTGCTGATGTTCGCCGTCTGA
- a CDS encoding metalloregulator ArsR/SmtB family transcription factor — translation MTAPAPTHLDTIFAALADPTRREILRMLLEDDMAVTDVASPFDISLAAISKHLAILSQAGLISQEKRGRVKWCKLEPTSMSEAIIWIQSFGQFQAIDLDAFERFVESELRLPEE, via the coding sequence ATGACCGCGCCCGCACCGACCCATCTCGACACGATCTTTGCCGCCCTCGCTGACCCGACACGGCGGGAGATCCTGCGCATGCTTCTGGAAGACGATATGGCGGTGACCGATGTCGCCAGCCCGTTCGACATCTCGCTGGCCGCGATCTCGAAACATCTCGCGATCCTCAGTCAGGCAGGGCTTATCAGTCAGGAGAAGCGCGGTCGGGTGAAATGGTGCAAGCTCGAACCCACCTCCATGAGCGAGGCGATCATCTGGATCCAGAGTTTCGGCCAGTTTCAGGCGATAGATCTTGATGCGTTCGAGCGGTTTGTGGAAAGCGAACTCCGGCTTCCAGAAGAGTAA
- a CDS encoding Hint domain-containing protein encodes MDMGYPISAIIRNRDEHSWMLRSEFQAEEMLEILFEGDVAVLRDPDGNAVARGLLTADIPVLLESSEGTLRLDRIEIDGQLCLYIPSLAMVPGQSYTEASQLSTGGRAATPEEISNLPCLAGGTLIATDEGPQPIDWLRPGDRVLTRDNGYQPLLWLGHHTMPRRAPIATRLMSVSADLLGPNLPERELIMTPRTGVLLAGPELELWFAETEMLAQADHLAKQTPRLEGRRMVYSLLFTAPELVLAEGLWVATVQADSSYMSLMPPRVRTSLAPQIGEYHDLSARVWLADWEADMFCKDRRRRQDRIAA; translated from the coding sequence ATGGACATGGGCTACCCGATTTCGGCAATCATCCGGAATCGCGACGAACATAGCTGGATGCTTCGGTCCGAGTTTCAGGCCGAAGAGATGCTCGAAATTCTGTTCGAGGGAGACGTGGCCGTTTTGCGTGACCCCGATGGCAACGCAGTGGCGCGCGGTCTGCTGACCGCCGATATCCCTGTCTTGCTGGAATCCTCCGAAGGCACCTTGCGCCTTGACCGGATCGAGATTGACGGCCAGCTCTGTCTTTATATCCCCTCTCTCGCGATGGTCCCCGGCCAGTCCTATACCGAAGCCTCGCAGCTTTCGACGGGCGGACGGGCCGCCACGCCGGAAGAAATCTCGAACCTGCCCTGTCTGGCTGGCGGCACCCTGATCGCGACGGACGAGGGGCCGCAACCGATTGACTGGCTGCGTCCCGGGGACCGTGTCCTGACACGCGATAACGGCTATCAGCCGCTTTTGTGGCTGGGCCATCACACCATGCCGCGCCGTGCGCCGATTGCCACGCGGCTGATGTCGGTCTCGGCGGATCTTCTGGGGCCAAACCTGCCCGAACGCGAACTGATCATGACCCCGCGCACGGGCGTTTTGCTGGCCGGTCCCGAGCTGGAATTATGGTTCGCCGAAACCGAGATGCTGGCACAGGCCGACCATCTGGCCAAACAAACTCCCCGCCTTGAAGGGCGCCGTATGGTATATTCCCTGCTGTTCACCGCGCCAGAGCTTGTTCTGGCCGAAGGTCTGTGGGTTGCAACCGTGCAGGCGGACTCTTCCTATATGTCGCTGATGCCGCCGCGCGTGCGCACCAGTCTGGCACCACAAATCGGCGAGTATCACGATCTCTCCGCCCGTGTCTGGCTGGCCGATTGGGAAGCGGATATGTTCTGCAAGGACCGTCGCCGCCGACAGGACCGCATCGCCGCCTGA
- a CDS encoding AtpZ/AtpI family protein, producing the protein MSNEPDPERLKALEDRLAKVSKQASGQAEDAPRGGVAQSELAWRMVIELVSGLGIGFGIGYGLDVLLGTLPIFMIIFVLLGLIAGVRVMMRTAAEINAKPEAGSAADEEGK; encoded by the coding sequence ATGAGCAACGAGCCTGATCCCGAACGTTTGAAAGCGCTCGAAGACCGGCTTGCGAAAGTCTCCAAGCAGGCGTCTGGGCAGGCCGAGGACGCACCGCGCGGCGGTGTCGCGCAATCCGAGCTTGCCTGGCGCATGGTCATAGAGCTGGTGTCGGGGCTGGGGATCGGTTTCGGGATCGGCTACGGGCTTGATGTCCTGTTGGGAACGCTGCCGATCTTCATGATCATCTTCGTTCTGCTTGGGCTGATTGCGGGGGTACGCGTGATGATGCGTACCGCTGCAGAGATAAATGCGAAACCTGAGGCCGGTTCTGCGGCTGATGAAGAGGGAAAATAG
- a CDS encoding F0F1 ATP synthase subunit B, protein MKKLAVLAALVAAQPAFAASGPFFSLHNTNFVVLLAFLTFIGVLFYVKVPTMLGGLLDKRAAGIKSDLEEARSLREEAQSILATYERKSREVQVQADEIVANAKRDAELAAAQAKKDLAESIERRLKSAEEQIASAEAGAIKVVRDQAVSVAIAAAGKVMAEQMSAQDKAARIDASITEVAQRLH, encoded by the coding sequence ATGAAGAAACTTGCTGTTCTTGCTGCCCTTGTTGCTGCTCAGCCTGCCTTTGCAGCCTCCGGCCCGTTCTTCAGCCTGCATAACACCAATTTCGTTGTGCTGCTGGCCTTCCTGACCTTCATCGGTGTGCTTTTCTATGTGAAAGTCCCGACGATGCTGGGTGGTCTGCTGGATAAGCGCGCCGCAGGGATCAAATCCGACCTCGAAGAGGCGCGCAGCCTCCGCGAGGAAGCCCAGTCCATTCTTGCCACCTACGAGCGCAAATCGCGCGAAGTGCAGGTTCAGGCCGACGAGATTGTCGCCAATGCCAAGCGCGACGCGGAATTGGCAGCCGCTCAGGCCAAGAAAGATCTGGCGGAGTCGATCGAACGTCGTCTGAAATCTGCCGAAGAGCAGATTGCTTCGGCGGAAGCCGGCGCGATCAAGGTTGTGCGCGATCAAGCGGTTTCGGTCGCAATCGCTGCGGCTGGTAAGGTGATGGCCGAGCAGATGTCTGCTCAGGACAAAGCCGCCCGTATCGATGCCTCGATCACCGAGGTTGCACAGCGCCTGCACTGA
- a CDS encoding DUF1989 domain-containing protein produces the protein MKLATPEHAAPQDAAARKSIAPVICYPVETLPKPDLAAYRAARAGATKSDEVIVPPRDGRCFHVKAGQFFRISSVEGPQVGDLNLWSADFSERFYSGKTRALHGTHLSTGDRFWSSFPTLRPMATIVDDSLDWYGIDADGGSVHDVIGTRCDPYTHALLSDGAQYHHCCHSNLTRALVQETGMALAEAERHVHDVFNIFMCTGFTRDTGQYFMKASPVRPGDYMDIFAEIDLVGALSACPGGDCSAEHSSDTAACYPLKVEIFTPEAPPSGWVSPARNRYCGTHGL, from the coding sequence ATGAAGTTAGCTACCCCCGAGCATGCCGCGCCCCAAGATGCGGCGGCTCGCAAATCCATCGCGCCGGTGATCTGCTATCCGGTGGAGACCCTGCCCAAACCGGATCTTGCCGCCTATCGCGCGGCACGGGCAGGGGCCACGAAGAGTGACGAAGTGATTGTGCCCCCGCGTGACGGGCGCTGCTTCCATGTAAAGGCGGGGCAGTTCTTCCGTATTTCTTCGGTGGAGGGGCCGCAGGTCGGGGATCTCAACCTGTGGTCGGCAGATTTCTCCGAACGTTTCTACTCGGGAAAGACCCGCGCGCTGCATGGCACCCATCTTTCGACCGGCGACCGGTTCTGGTCATCCTTTCCGACGCTGCGCCCGATGGCCACGATCGTGGATGACAGCCTTGACTGGTACGGGATCGATGCCGATGGCGGTTCGGTCCATGATGTGATCGGCACTCGTTGCGATCCCTATACCCATGCTTTGCTCAGTGACGGGGCGCAGTATCATCATTGCTGCCATTCCAACCTGACACGTGCATTGGTGCAAGAGACAGGCATGGCGCTGGCGGAGGCCGAGCGGCATGTGCATGATGTGTTCAATATCTTCATGTGCACCGGTTTTACCCGCGACACGGGGCAGTATTTCATGAAAGCGAGCCCTGTCCGGCCGGGCGATTACATGGATATCTTCGCCGAGATCGACCTTGTCGGCGCGCTGTCGGCCTGTCCCGGTGGAGATTGCTCTGCCGAGCATAGCTCGGACACTGCCGCCTGCTATCCGCTCAAGGTCGAAATCTTCACCCCCGAAGCGCCGCCCTCGGGATGGGTGTCACCGGCCCGCAACCGGTATTGCGGCACGCACGGGCTGTAA
- a CDS encoding adenosine kinase produces MKKYQFVGIANSIVDVIAQCDDSFLDHMGIEKGIMQLIEKDRAETLYASMKERTQAPGGSVANTIAGLGNLGLRTSFVGRVRDDALGRFYEAALEAEGTGFPNAPIKDGELPTSRSMIFVTPDGERSMNTYLGISAELSTEDVPLSVVEDTEYLFLEGYLFDKDKGKAAFLKAAQATRRTGGQAGIALSDPFCVNRHRADFRRLVRDEMDYVIGNEHEWAALYETDLPAALDQAASECGLVVCTRSGADVIIRRGAERVEVPVTRVTPVDATGAGDQFAAGFLYGIATGVPLDVAGRMGCVAAAEVISHYGARPEVDVKALFAAQGLV; encoded by the coding sequence ATGAAAAAGTATCAGTTCGTTGGTATCGCCAATTCGATTGTGGATGTGATTGCGCAATGTGATGACAGCTTTCTCGACCATATGGGGATCGAGAAGGGCATCATGCAGCTGATCGAGAAAGACCGCGCCGAGACGCTGTATGCCTCGATGAAAGAGCGCACCCAGGCGCCGGGCGGCTCTGTTGCCAATACGATTGCGGGGCTCGGGAATCTGGGGCTGCGTACCTCTTTTGTGGGGCGTGTGCGCGACGATGCCTTGGGGCGTTTCTACGAGGCGGCGCTGGAGGCAGAGGGAACGGGGTTCCCCAATGCGCCGATCAAGGATGGCGAATTGCCGACCTCGCGGTCGATGATCTTCGTCACCCCCGATGGTGAGCGGTCGATGAATACCTATCTGGGGATTTCGGCAGAGCTATCGACCGAAGATGTGCCTCTTTCGGTGGTGGAAGATACCGAATATCTGTTCCTTGAAGGCTATCTGTTCGACAAGGATAAGGGAAAAGCGGCCTTCCTGAAGGCGGCGCAGGCAACGCGGCGCACGGGGGGGCAGGCCGGTATCGCATTGTCGGACCCCTTCTGCGTCAATCGCCACCGTGCCGATTTCCGTCGCCTGGTCCGCGACGAGATGGATTATGTGATTGGCAACGAGCATGAGTGGGCGGCGCTTTACGAGACCGATCTGCCGGCGGCGCTCGATCAGGCGGCCTCGGAATGCGGGTTGGTGGTTTGCACGCGCTCCGGAGCGGATGTGATCATCCGTCGCGGGGCCGAGCGGGTCGAGGTGCCTGTCACGCGCGTGACGCCCGTGGATGCGACGGGGGCGGGCGATCAGTTTGCTGCAGGCTTCCTTTATGGAATCGCCACGGGGGTTCCGCTGGATGTGGCGGGCCGTATGGGCTGCGTGGCGGCTGCCGAGGTGATTTCGCATTACGGGGCGCGGCCCGAGGTGGATGTGAAGGCGCTTTTTGCCGCGCAGGGTCTTGTGTGA
- a CDS encoding succinate dehydrogenase iron-sulfur subunit, producing the protein MVQFSLPKNSKIRVGKTWPKPEGKNVRKFQIYRWEPEDGENPRVDTYFVDLAKCGPMVLDALIKIKNEIDPTLTFRRSCREGICGSCAMNIDGHNTLACIFGLDEIKTDVVKIYPLPHMPVVKDLIPDLTHFYAQHASIMPWLETKTNRPEKEWKQSIEDRKKLDGLYECVMCASCSTSCPSYWWNSDRYLGPAALLHAYRWIIDSRDEATGERLDALEDPFKLYRCHTIMNCTKTCPKGLNPAKSIAAIKQMMVERAV; encoded by the coding sequence ATGGTTCAGTTTTCCCTACCCAAGAATTCGAAGATCCGGGTCGGCAAGACCTGGCCGAAGCCGGAAGGCAAAAACGTCCGCAAATTCCAGATCTATCGCTGGGAGCCGGAAGATGGTGAGAACCCGCGGGTCGACACCTATTTCGTCGATCTGGCGAAATGCGGCCCGATGGTTCTGGACGCGCTGATCAAGATCAAGAACGAGATCGACCCCACGCTGACCTTCCGCCGCTCGTGCCGCGAAGGGATCTGCGGGTCCTGCGCGATGAATATCGACGGCCATAACACGCTGGCCTGCATCTTCGGTCTCGACGAGATCAAGACCGATGTGGTCAAGATCTACCCGCTGCCGCACATGCCGGTGGTGAAAGACCTGATCCCCGATCTGACGCATTTCTATGCGCAGCACGCGTCGATCATGCCGTGGCTGGAAACCAAGACCAACCGTCCGGAAAAAGAGTGGAAGCAGTCCATCGAAGACCGCAAGAAGCTGGATGGTCTGTATGAATGCGTTATGTGCGCGTCCTGCTCGACCTCCTGCCCAAGCTACTGGTGGAACTCGGACCGCTACTTGGGTCCGGCAGCCCTGCTGCACGCCTACCGCTGGATCATCGACTCGCGCGATGAGGCTACCGGCGAGCGTCTGGATGCGCTGGAAGACCCCTTCAAGCTGTATCGCTGCCACACCATTATGAACTGCACCAAGACCTGCCCGAAAGGTCTTAATCCGGCGAAATCCATTGCCGCGATCAAGCAGATGATGGTCGAACGCGCGGTCTGA
- a CDS encoding F0F1 ATP synthase subunit B' has product MATEHEAAEMAHGAAEAAHGGSHGAEAVGMPQLDFSTYPNQIFWLLVSLVVIYWVLAKVALPRIASVLADRQGTISGDLASAEEFKLKAKEAEAAYEKALADARTKAQAIVAEARADIQKDVDAAIVKADAEIAAKTAESQAKIAEIEAGSRAAVEAVAKETALEIVAALGGKADQASVAAAVDERLKG; this is encoded by the coding sequence ATGGCAACAGAACACGAAGCCGCCGAAATGGCGCATGGCGCAGCCGAAGCTGCTCATGGCGGGTCGCACGGCGCCGAAGCTGTAGGCATGCCGCAGCTCGACTTCTCGACCTATCCCAACCAGATCTTCTGGCTTCTGGTCTCGTTGGTCGTGATCTACTGGGTTCTGGCAAAAGTCGCTCTGCCGCGGATCGCATCCGTGCTGGCCGACCGTCAGGGCACCATCTCGGGGGATCTAGCCTCCGCCGAGGAATTCAAGCTCAAGGCCAAAGAAGCCGAGGCCGCCTATGAAAAGGCCCTCGCAGATGCTCGCACCAAAGCGCAGGCGATTGTCGCCGAGGCCCGTGCGGACATCCAGAAAGACGTGGATGCGGCAATCGTGAAAGCGGATGCCGAGATCGCGGCCAAAACGGCGGAAAGCCAAGCCAAGATCGCAGAGATCGAAGCAGGGTCCCGCGCGGCGGTGGAAGCCGTCGCCAAGGAAACCGCGCTGGAAATCGTTGCGGCTCTGGGTGGCAAGGCCGATCAGGCCAGCGTTGCTGCGGCTGTCGACGAACGGTTGAAAGGATAA
- a CDS encoding OmpA family protein encodes MNKKISLTVASVALLAMAGCVTTPADPNDPYQNTRGGAIAGALLGGAAGAMSGGDERLTKAAAGAAVGGLIGGAIGNQMDKQAQELRRDLDAQGTSVVRDGNNLVVTMPQDILFATDSSAVRPDLQNDLYTLAGSMNRYPNTTLQVVGNTDNTGEAAYNQRLSEARANAVTAVLVQAGVPSSRIQSYGRGEENPIASNLTAEGRAKNRRVEFIITPTNAN; translated from the coding sequence ATGAACAAGAAGATTTCCCTGACTGTGGCAAGCGTAGCCTTGCTTGCGATGGCAGGCTGTGTGACCACCCCCGCCGACCCTAACGACCCCTATCAGAACACCCGTGGCGGTGCGATCGCCGGTGCCCTTCTGGGCGGCGCGGCCGGTGCCATGTCGGGCGGCGACGAGCGTCTGACCAAAGCCGCCGCCGGTGCGGCAGTGGGCGGGCTGATTGGCGGTGCGATCGGCAACCAGATGGACAAACAGGCGCAGGAGCTGCGCCGTGATCTTGACGCGCAAGGCACTTCGGTGGTGCGCGACGGCAACAACCTCGTGGTGACGATGCCGCAGGACATCCTGTTTGCCACCGACAGTTCGGCAGTGCGCCCCGATCTGCAAAACGATCTCTATACGCTCGCGGGCAGCATGAACCGCTACCCGAACACCACGCTGCAGGTTGTCGGCAATACCGACAATACCGGCGAAGCGGCCTATAACCAACGCCTCTCCGAGGCGCGCGCCAATGCCGTGACAGCGGTTCTGGTGCAGGCGGGCGTGCCGTCCTCGCGTATCCAGTCTTATGGCCGTGGCGAAGAAAACCCGATTGCCTCGAACCTCACCGCCGAGGGTCGCGCGAAAAACCGTCGGGTCGAATTCATCATCACCCCGACCAACGCGAACTGA
- a CDS encoding FCD domain-containing protein — MPFRKIESEKLATAIVRQIEELILQGILRPGERLPSERELSERLGVSRPSLREAISELQDQGLLCTRAGAGVFVADVLGSAFSPALIRLFSSSDQAVYDYLAFRRDVEGLAAERAARFASDTDLQVIDSLFKRMEAAHSKRSYTEEAALDAQFHLAIVEASHNVIMLHMMRAMFELLSEGVFYNRSMLFKNRVTRAELLNQHRAMNEAIQKRDGIAAREAVAAHMNFVEVEMTHNRKALKNEETARLRLQQRS; from the coding sequence ATGCCGTTTCGAAAGATTGAATCCGAAAAGCTTGCAACAGCCATTGTCCGACAGATCGAAGAACTGATCTTGCAAGGCATCCTGCGGCCCGGCGAGCGGCTTCCGTCAGAACGCGAATTATCCGAACGGCTGGGCGTCTCCCGCCCCTCTCTGCGCGAAGCGATATCGGAGCTACAGGATCAGGGGCTGCTTTGCACCCGTGCCGGTGCGGGGGTCTTTGTGGCCGATGTTCTGGGCTCGGCCTTTTCGCCTGCACTGATCCGGCTGTTTTCCTCCTCCGATCAGGCGGTCTATGATTATCTGGCCTTCCGCCGTGATGTGGAAGGGCTGGCAGCCGAGCGCGCTGCCCGTTTTGCCTCCGACACCGACCTGCAGGTGATCGACAGTCTTTTCAAACGGATGGAAGCCGCCCATTCCAAACGGAGCTACACCGAAGAGGCGGCGCTGGATGCGCAATTCCACCTTGCCATCGTCGAGGCCAGCCACAATGTCATCATGCTCCATATGATGCGCGCCATGTTCGAATTGCTCAGCGAAGGCGTGTTCTATAACCGCTCCATGCTGTTCAAAAACCGCGTGACCCGTGCCGAATTGCTCAACCAGCACCGCGCGATGAACGAGGCCATACAGAAACGTGACGGTATCGCCGCGCGCGAGGCCGTGGCCGCGCATATGAATTTCGTGGAAGTCGAGATGACGCATAACCGCAAGGCGCTCAAGAATGAGGAAACCGCAAGGCTGCGCCTGCAACAACGGAGCTGA
- the nth gene encoding endonuclease III translates to MTQKSAKQLGYNDMCEIFARFRTSEAEPKGELDHVNAYTLLVAVALSAQATDAGVNKATKHLFPIADTPQKMLDLGEEGLTEHIKTIGLFRQKAKNVIKTARILVDEYGGVVPSSRAALQSLPGVGRKTANVVLNMWFHYPSQAVDTHIFRIGNRSGICPGKDVEAVERAIEDNVPVEFQQHAHHWLILHGRYICVARKPKCGACLIRDLCQFEEKTL, encoded by the coding sequence ATGACCCAGAAAAGCGCAAAACAGCTTGGATATAACGATATGTGCGAGATCTTCGCACGGTTTCGCACATCCGAGGCCGAGCCCAAGGGTGAGCTGGACCATGTGAATGCCTACACGCTTCTGGTGGCCGTGGCGCTTTCGGCGCAGGCGACCGATGCGGGGGTGAACAAGGCCACCAAGCATCTCTTTCCCATCGCCGATACGCCGCAGAAGATGCTCGATCTGGGCGAGGAAGGGCTGACCGAGCATATCAAGACCATCGGGCTGTTCCGGCAAAAGGCCAAGAATGTCATCAAGACGGCGCGTATTCTGGTCGATGAGTATGGCGGGGTGGTGCCCTCGTCGCGTGCGGCGTTGCAATCGCTGCCCGGGGTGGGGCGCAAGACGGCGAATGTCGTGCTGAATATGTGGTTCCACTATCCCTCGCAGGCTGTGGATACGCATATTTTCCGGATCGGCAACCGGTCGGGCATTTGCCCCGGCAAGGATGTCGAGGCTGTGGAGCGCGCCATCGAGGATAATGTTCCTGTGGAATTCCAGCAACATGCGCATCACTGGCTGATCCTGCACGGTCGCTATATCTGTGTCGCGCGCAAACCGAAATGTGGTGCCTGTCTGATCCGGGATCTGTGCCAGTTTGAGGAGAAAACCTTATGA
- a CDS encoding F0F1 ATP synthase subunit A produces MLLIAIVTEGSGEMAFHPMDQFVVSPLVGEGPVHWYTLTNATLWMAIAIIAIVLVLVVGTRGRGIVPSRAQSIAELFYGMGHKMVEDICGKEGLKFFPYIMVIFSFITFANFLGLLPMSFATTSHIAVTALLALFVFVAVTVIGFIKNGMGFLGLFWVTAAPLPLRPILALIEVISYFVRPVSHSIRLAGNIMAGHAVMKVFAGFAAIALISPVSVLAITAIYGLEVLVAFIQAYVFTILTCVYLKDALHPAH; encoded by the coding sequence ATGCTCCTCATTGCGATTGTGACCGAAGGGTCGGGCGAGATGGCTTTCCACCCGATGGACCAGTTCGTGGTCTCCCCTCTGGTGGGTGAGGGGCCGGTGCACTGGTATACGCTTACCAATGCAACCCTGTGGATGGCGATTGCCATCATCGCAATCGTTCTGGTGCTGGTTGTCGGCACCCGTGGCCGCGGCATCGTACCGAGCCGTGCGCAGTCCATTGCCGAGCTGTTTTACGGCATGGGCCATAAAATGGTCGAAGACATCTGTGGTAAGGAGGGGCTGAAATTCTTCCCCTATATCATGGTGATCTTCTCCTTTATCACTTTCGCAAACTTCCTCGGCCTGCTGCCGATGAGCTTTGCCACCACCTCGCATATCGCTGTCACCGCTCTGCTGGCACTTTTCGTGTTCGTCGCCGTGACCGTGATCGGTTTCATCAAGAACGGCATGGGCTTCCTTGGCCTGTTCTGGGTGACTGCGGCACCGCTGCCGCTGCGTCCGATCCTTGCCCTGATCGAGGTGATCTCTTACTTCGTCCGCCCCGTTTCGCATTCGATCCGGCTTGCGGGCAACATTATGGCCGGTCACGCGGTGATGAAGGTTTTCGCAGGCTTTGCCGCCATCGCGCTGATCTCTCCCGTGTCCGTGCTGGCCATCACTGCAATCTACGGCCTCGAAGTGCTTGTTGCCTTCATCCAGGCCTATGTTTTCACGATCCTGACCTGCGTCTATCTGAAAGACGCGCTGCATCCCGCACACTAA
- a CDS encoding phosphatase PAP2 family protein, with product MPHPHTPSLPARLVAHLPGPLGPWLSRHVDRLEIGLLISLCLIGGGVWAFAQIASEMTAGDTTAFDRAVLLWFRDSNDLAVLKGPHWMETVVRDVTALGGVTVLGSLIVFTTGYLLMEGYRRQVWVLLAAVLGGQVVSNVSKLLFDRARPDVVPHGTDVTSASFPSGHSMMATITWLTLAVMLARLQSRRRTRAYLISVAVLISISVGISRLALGVHWPTDVLAGWSIGAAWALTCMLVADWFFPTRPAPDLPPQD from the coding sequence ATGCCGCATCCCCATACACCTTCCCTTCCCGCCCGCCTTGTCGCCCATCTGCCCGGCCCGCTGGGCCCCTGGCTCAGCCGACATGTCGACCGACTTGAAATCGGCCTGCTGATCAGCCTGTGCCTGATCGGCGGCGGGGTCTGGGCCTTTGCCCAGATCGCCTCGGAAATGACCGCAGGCGACACCACCGCCTTTGACCGTGCCGTTCTGCTCTGGTTCCGTGACAGCAATGATCTGGCCGTGCTCAAAGGCCCGCACTGGATGGAAACCGTAGTGCGCGATGTAACCGCCCTTGGCGGCGTCACCGTTCTGGGCAGCCTGATCGTCTTCACGACAGGCTATCTGCTGATGGAGGGCTACCGCCGTCAGGTCTGGGTCCTGCTGGCCGCCGTTCTGGGCGGTCAGGTCGTCTCGAATGTCTCGAAACTGCTTTTCGACCGTGCCCGTCCGGATGTCGTGCCACACGGGACCGATGTCACCTCGGCTTCTTTTCCCTCCGGCCATTCAATGATGGCCACGATCACGTGGCTGACGCTGGCCGTGATGCTGGCACGCCTGCAAAGCCGTCGCCGGACCCGCGCCTATCTGATTTCCGTGGCGGTGCTGATCTCGATCAGCGTCGGCATCAGCCGTCTGGCGCTCGGGGTGCATTGGCCGACCGATGTGCTGGCGGGCTGGTCGATTGGCGCGGCATGGGCGCTGACCTGTATGCTGGTGGCAGACTGGTTCTTCCCGACCCGTCCCGCACCGGACCTGCCGCCACAGGACTAA